In Nicotiana tabacum cultivar K326 chromosome 21, ASM71507v2, whole genome shotgun sequence, one DNA window encodes the following:
- the LOC107796050 gene encoding pentatricopeptide repeat-containing protein At4g14850-like, whose translation MPFLSAHALGSLIESAVSTQSLLLGRAVHAHITRTLEPPFPPFLSNHLINLYSKLDAPDSAQLLLSLTPTRYRSVVTWTALIAGSVQSGHFTSALLHFSNMRRECVQPNDFTFPCLFKASAFLHSPVTGQQLHALALKTSLIEDVFVGCSAFDMYCRTGLREYARKVFDEMPQRNIATWNACISNSVLDGRSYDAALKFVELLRVGEEPPNSITFCVFLNACSDGLYLKLGRQLHGYVIRLGFRSDVSVLNGLIDFYGKCHEVKYSELVFDEINERNGVSWCTMLAVYEQNDIWEKAFMVFLKARKEDIKPTEFMISSALSACAGMAVLELGRSIHGLAVKSCKSNVFVGSALVDMYGKCGNIEDCESAFYEMPERNLITWNAVMGGYAHQGYADMALNLFEEMTSESHDVVPNYVTLVCVLTACSRAGTVKIGMDIFESMRKKYGIQPGPEHYACVVDMLARAGLVERAYEFIKKMPVPPTVSVWGALLGACRVYGKPELGKVAADNLFQLDPKDSGNHVILSNMFAAAGRWEEANLVRKEMKDVGIKKGAGFSWISVKNCVHIFQAKDTIHERYPEIQAMLAKLKRDMKAAGYTADTNFALYDLEEEEKESEVWYHSEKIALAFGLIAIPRGVPIRITKNLRVCVDCHSAIKFISGITGREIIVRDNNRFHCFKDYQCSCRDYW comes from the coding sequence ATGCCCTTCCTGAGTGCCCACGCTCTTGGATCGCTGATTGAATCAGCCGTATCAACTCAATCCCTTCTTCTTGGGCGAGCAGTTCATGCCCATATAACCAGAACTCTTGAACCCCCTTTTCCACCTTTCCTCTCCAACCATCTCATCAACCTCTACTCCAAACTCGACGCACCCGACTCAGCTCAACTCCTCCTTTCACTCACCCCGACTCGTTACCGTTCTGTTGTCACCTGGACCGCTCTCATTGCCGGCTCCGTCCAAAGTGGTCATTTCACCTCCGCGCTGTTACATTTCTCTAACATGCGCCGTGAGTGTGTTCAACCCAATGACTTCACTTTCCCTTGCCTTTTTAAAGCTTCTGCGTTTTTGCATTCCCCCGTTACTGGTCAACAGCTTCATGCGCTGGCACTGAAAACTAGCTTGATTGAGGATGTTTTTGTTGGGTGTAGCGCATTTGACATGTATTGTAGAACCGGTCTACGGGAATACGCGCGgaaggtgtttgatgaaatgccgcAGAGGAACATCGCCACGTGGAATGCATGTATTTCTAATTCCGTGCTTGACGGGAGGTCTTACGATGCTGCTTTAAAATTTGTTGAGCTCTTGCGAGTGGGCGAAGAGCCACCAAACTCGATTACTTTTTGTGTGTTTTTGAATGCTTGCTCGGATGGTTTGTATTTGAAGCTTGGGCGGCAGTTGCATGGTTATGTGATTCGACTTGGGTTTCGATCGGATGTCTCTGTTCTGAATGGATTGATTGATTTTTATGGCAAATGTCACGAGGTGAAGTATTCGGAGCTGGTTTTCGATGAGATAAATGAGCGAAATGGTGTATCATGGTGCACCATGTTGGCGGTGTATGAACAGAACGATATATGGGAGAAGGCTTTTATGGTGTTCCTTAAGGCAAGGAAGGAAGATATTAAGCCAACTGAATTTATGATTTCAAGTGCGCTTAGTGCTTGTGCAGGAATGGCAGTGCTTGAGCTGGGGAGGTCTATTCATGGTCTTGCAGTAAAGTCTTGTAAGAGTAACGTATTTGTTGGCAGTGCACTTGTTGACATGTATGGGAAATGTGGTAACATAGAAGATTGTGAGAGCGCGTTTTATGAAATGCCTGAAAGGAATTTGATAACTTGGAATGCAGTAATGGGTGGTTATGCTCATCAAGGGTACGCGGACATGGCATTGAATTTGTTTGAGGAGATGACAAGTGAAAGCCATGACGTGGTGCCTAATTATGTGACATTAGTTTGTGTATTGACAGCTTGTAGTAGGGCTGGAACTGTtaaaataggcatggatatctttGAATCTATGAGAAAAAAGTATGGGATTCAACCAGGGCCAGAGCACTATGCATGTGTAGTGGATATGCTTGCAAGGGCTGGTTTGGTGGAGCGTGCATACGAGTTTATCAAGAAAATGCCTGTTCCACCAACAGTTTCAGTCTGGGGGGCTCTTTTAGGGGCTTGTAGAGTTTATGGAAAACCTGAACTAGGGAAGGTTGCAGCTGACAATTTGTTTCAACTTGATCCAAAGGACTCTGGAAACCATGTTATTCTTTCAAATATGTTTGCAGCTGCTGGAAGGTGGGAGGAGGCTAATCTCGTCAGGAAGGAGATGAAGGATGTGGGCATCAAGAAAGGGGCCGGATTCAGTTGGATATCTGTAAAGAATTGTGTCCATATTTTCCAAGCAAAGGATACAATTCATGAGAGATACCCAGAGATTCAAGCAATGCTGGCCAAGTTAAAGAGAGATATGAAAGCAGCAGGTTATACTGCTGACACGAATTTTGCTCTGTATGACTTagaggaagaagaaaaggaatCAGAAGTTTGGTACCATAGTGAGAAGATTGCACTTGCATTTGGTCTCATTGCTATCCCTCGTGGAGTCCCTATAAGGATAACAAAAAACCTGAGGGTTTGTGTGGATTGCCATAGTGCAATAAAGTTCATATCGGGCATTACTGGTAGAGAAATTATAGTAAGAGATAACAACCGCTTTCATTGTTTCAAGGACTACCAGTGCTCGTGCAGAGATTATTGGTGA